A genomic region of Solanum dulcamara chromosome 2, daSolDulc1.2, whole genome shotgun sequence contains the following coding sequences:
- the LOC129872324 gene encoding uncharacterized protein LOC129872324, with product MEAAREGENNSNAQPHLQKGVGEHFSDHNPLSTSGSKVGNNRGIRVGPHPQMSHSAPAADPPFQQMADLFHHMARRMPNPDEINYEKMTKMGGVEFEGTVDPTDAEQAKPPVLTWDDFVKEFHKKYVPPAYHNAKKKEFLNLEQGSMSITEYQQQFLRLSRYAGGIINDEKDKCRRFEDDLNDSIRKSVAVLQHEKFCTLVLAALTWERIDKEQIGRNEHKFRKAYADSGGPSKRGKFDSSTANTFRKIAQHKQNRSSYSTASTPSYGQGKTRIPTCAQCGKNHFGTCRRASGACFNCGSFDHKVRDCPNPNPISSPHTEVSVQKPITTQSQGNRGARSRNTQATGAGGSNQASGSRATARAYAMRQRDKQDGADVVVGKFHLFDLCVVTLFDPGSTHSYVCSSLDFPENVKPVRLDYGVLVQSPLGQQGERSLSSNIISAALAKRMIRRGCSMYLAHIIDTRVESPILKDIPTMCDFPEVFPENLPGLPPEREVEFLIELIPGSTPISITPYRMSPAELKELKTQLQELLEKGFIRPSVSPWGAPVLFVKKKDGTLRLSIGYRQLNKITIKNRYPLPRIDDLFDQLKGANLFSKIDLRSGYHQLRVRKEDVPKTAFRTRYGHYEFLVMPFGLTNAPAIFMDLMN from the exons ATGGAAGCCGCTCGTGAGGGGGAAAATAACTCTAATGCCCAACCTCACCTACAAAAAGGGGTTGGAGAACATTTTTCTGATCATAATCCTCTTAGCACAAGTGGATCTAAAGTGGGAAATAATCGGGGCATAAGAGTTGGGCCACACCCCCAAATGAGTCATAGTGCTCCTGCTGCTGATCCTCCTTTTCAACAAATGGCTGATTTATTTCATCACATGGCTAGAAGAATGCCTAACCCTGATGAAATAAACtatgagaaaatgacaaaaatgggaggagttgagtttgaaggaaCTGTTGACCCTACCGATGCCGAGCA GGCAAAACCTCCTGTTCTTACTTGGGATGATTTTGTGAAGGAATTTCATAAGAAGTATGTCCCACCTGCTTATCACAAtgcaaagaaaaaagagttcttaaatttagagCAAGGGAGCATGTCTATCACTGAATATCAGCAGCAATTTCTCAGGCTGTCCCGCTATGCTGGGGGTATTATTAATGATGAAAAAGATAAGTGCAGGCGGTTCGaagatgatttgaatgattctATCAGAAAATCTGTAGCGGTCCTACAACATGAAAAATTTTGTACATTAGTTTTAGCTGCTCTTACTTGGGAAAGGATCGACAAGGAACAAATTGGTAGAAATGAACACAAGTTCAGGAAAGCTTATGCAGATTCAGGAGGTCCATCAAAAAGAGGGAAATTTGACAGTTCCACAGCTAATACTTTTCGCAAGATAGCCCAACATAAGCAGAATAGATCAAGTTACTCTACTGCCAGCACTCCAAGCTATGGTCAAGGCAAGACTCGTATACCCACTTGTGCACAATGTGGAAAAAATCACTTTGGTACTTGTAGAAGAGCTTCTGGCGCTTGTTTTAATTGTGGGAGCTTCGATCATAAAGTGAGGGATTGTCCTAATCCTAATCCCATTTCTTCTCCGCATACGGAAGTCTCTGTTCAGAAACCTATTACCACTCAATCTCAAGGGAATAGAGGTGCAAGATCTAGAAACACACAAGCAACAGGTGCAGGTGGATCCAATCAAGCGAGTGGATCAAGAGCTACAGCACGAGCTTATGCAATGAGACAGAGGGATAAACAAGATGGAGCAGAtgtggttgttggtaaatttcacttattcgACTTATGTGTCGTtacattatttgatcctggttctACACATTCGTATGTTTGTTCATCATTGGATTTTCCTGAAAATGTGAAGCCTGTGAGACTCGATTATGGTGTGCTTGTCCAAAGTCCTTTGGGTCAACAG GGTGAAAGGTCATTGTCCTCTAATATTATTTCTGCGGCCTTAGCAAAAAGGATGATTCGTCGGGGTTGTAGTATGTATCTTGCTCACATAATTGATACACGTGTAGAGAGTCCTATTCTTAAAGATATACCTACTATGTGTGACTTTCCTGAAGTGTTTCCAGAAAATCTTCCTGGGTTACCaccagaaagagaagttgaatttcTGATTGAGCTCATTCCTGGATCTACTCCTATTTCTATCACTCCTTATAGGATGTCACCAGCAGAATTAAAGGAATTGAAGACTCAATTGCAAGAACTTCTTGAGAAAGGTTTCATTCGTCCAAGTGTTTCTCCTTGGGGAGCCCCtgtgctatttgtgaaaaagaaagatggtactcttAGACTTTCTATTGGCTATAgacaattgaataaaataacaatcaagaacagaTATCCATTAccaagaattgatgatttgtttgaccaactgaAGGGTGCTAATTTATTCTCCAAGATTGATTTAAGGTCTGGGTATCACCAACTGCGTGTTAGAAAGGAAGATGTTCCTAAAActgcttttagaactcgatacggtcactatgaattcttagtgATGCCATTCGGATTAACTAATGCGCCtgcaatattcatggatttgatgaattga